A part of Spirochaetae bacterium HGW-Spirochaetae-1 genomic DNA contains:
- a CDS encoding short-chain dehydrogenase has translation MNYFDGKMIYLTGASSGIGLEMGKILAAQGADLLLLARNRKKLMEAKSEMDRLTCRETQKINIMSVDVGNHRNVQKKMNIAVQDFGPPHILINSAGVNLHADRFENISHDMFDEVMKINLYGVRNMIHSLLDSLKETKGQVVVLSSAAALFGMFGYTSYGTSKAALMGFAESLRYEMKPLGISLSVMYPPEVDTPMNLEEAKTLPAEGRAQKTMGGFLMPDYTARVILKAVARKQFMYVPGHVTRFFYFLHRLSNGWTTRITSDAVIAKARKNIR, from the coding sequence ATGAACTATTTTGACGGAAAAATGATATATTTAACCGGCGCTTCCAGCGGTATCGGCCTGGAAATGGGAAAGATTCTGGCCGCGCAGGGTGCCGACCTGCTACTCCTGGCCCGTAACAGGAAAAAGCTTATGGAGGCAAAAAGCGAAATGGACCGGTTGACATGCCGGGAAACGCAGAAAATTAACATTATGTCCGTGGATGTGGGTAACCACCGGAATGTACAGAAAAAAATGAATATTGCCGTTCAGGATTTCGGCCCACCCCATATCCTGATAAACAGCGCCGGCGTTAACCTCCATGCCGACCGTTTCGAGAACATCAGCCATGACATGTTCGATGAAGTAATGAAGATAAATCTCTACGGTGTGAGAAACATGATCCATTCCCTGCTGGATTCCCTGAAGGAGACGAAAGGCCAAGTGGTTGTACTTTCGTCGGCTGCCGCTCTTTTCGGCATGTTCGGATACACGTCATATGGAACATCCAAGGCCGCGCTCATGGGTTTCGCCGAAAGCCTGCGGTACGAAATGAAGCCTCTGGGCATATCCCTGTCAGTCATGTATCCCCCCGAGGTTGACACACCCATGAACCTTGAGGAAGCCAAAACTCTTCCCGCCGAAGGCCGGGCGCAAAAAACCATGGGAGGATTTCTCATGCCCGACTACACGGCCAGAGTCATACTGAAGGCCGTGGCGCGAAAGCAATTCATGTATGTCCCGGGCCATGTGACCAGGTTTTTCTATTTCCTTCACCGCCTGAGCAACGGCTGGACAACGAGAATAACCTCCGATGCTGTTATTGCAAAGGCACGGAAAAATATCAGGTGA
- a CDS encoding deacylase yields MPGQKLKDYLKSHEVKYESIIHPIAFTAHRTAHAAHIHGNEVVKTIILKVDGKMTMFVCSANERINMKLIKEAFKARNVELANEEEFKFIFRDCETGAMPPFGNLYGMEEFVSEELTRDEEIAFNAGSHTELIKMKFDDFKKITHPRVLKVHT; encoded by the coding sequence ATGCCAGGTCAGAAGCTGAAGGATTACCTGAAGAGTCATGAGGTGAAATATGAGAGCATCATACACCCCATAGCTTTCACAGCACACCGTACAGCACATGCTGCTCATATTCACGGAAACGAAGTCGTAAAAACAATTATCCTGAAAGTGGACGGGAAAATGACCATGTTTGTCTGCTCGGCCAATGAGAGGATCAATATGAAATTGATCAAGGAGGCCTTTAAAGCAAGAAACGTGGAACTGGCTAACGAAGAAGAATTCAAGTTCATTTTCAGGGATTGCGAAACGGGCGCCATGCCGCCCTTTGGGAATCTTTACGGGATGGAAGAATTCGTATCGGAGGAACTGACACGCGATGAGGAAATCGCCTTTAACGCGGGGTCACATACGGAGCTTATCAAGATGAAATTCGACGATTTTAAGAAAATTACCCATCCCAGGGTTCTCAAGGTACACACTTAG
- a CDS encoding EamA family transporter, with protein sequence MEKKSRIISTLALLTAMIFWSSSFIALKLSFQSFDPVIVIFGRMFVASLCFLFLYRWLRGSMYRKGDWKYLLAMALFEPCFYFVFEMMALVRTTASQAGMITAIFPVMVAIGAALFLGESIRKKTIAGFILAAAGAVWLSLSSDTSDYAPNPLLGNTLEFFAMICGAGYTLIMKKLSARYNPFFLTAFQAFTGSIFFFPMLFFPSTAIPESLEPMPIFLILYLGIFVTLVAYGLFNFGVSRIPTNQAIAFVNLMPVLAVFLAWLILDETFNMHQYAASVLVIAGVIISQEWRQKEIIEPPIY encoded by the coding sequence TTGGAAAAAAAAAGCCGCATCATATCCACCCTCGCTCTTCTCACGGCCATGATATTCTGGTCCAGCTCGTTCATTGCCCTCAAACTCTCATTTCAGAGCTTTGACCCGGTCATAGTCATCTTCGGCAGGATGTTTGTCGCTTCCCTGTGCTTCCTCTTCCTGTACCGGTGGTTGCGGGGCAGCATGTATCGCAAAGGCGACTGGAAATATCTTCTGGCCATGGCGCTGTTCGAACCGTGTTTTTATTTTGTTTTTGAAATGATGGCCCTGGTGAGAACTACGGCCTCCCAGGCCGGAATGATAACGGCCATATTTCCCGTCATGGTGGCTATAGGAGCCGCACTCTTCCTGGGCGAATCAATAAGAAAAAAAACAATCGCCGGTTTTATCCTTGCCGCTGCCGGTGCGGTCTGGCTTAGCCTGAGCAGTGACACATCGGACTACGCTCCGAACCCCCTCCTGGGAAACACCCTGGAGTTTTTTGCCATGATCTGCGGCGCCGGCTACACCCTTATAATGAAAAAACTCAGCGCCCGCTATAATCCTTTTTTCCTCACGGCCTTTCAGGCCTTCACTGGAAGCATCTTTTTCTTCCCGATGCTGTTTTTCCCTTCAACGGCCATCCCGGAAAGCCTTGAACCCATGCCCATTTTCCTTATACTGTATCTTGGTATATTTGTCACGCTGGTGGCCTACGGGCTCTTTAATTTCGGCGTGAGCCGCATACCCACGAACCAGGCCATCGCCTTCGTAAATCTCATGCCCGTCTTGGCGGTCTTCCTTGCATGGCTCATTCTCGATGAAACATTCAACATGCATCAGTATGCCGCTTCGGTCCTGGTAATCGCGGGAGTAATCATCAGCCAGGAGTGGCGGCAGAAAGAAATCATTGAACCGCCGATCTACTGA
- a CDS encoding hemolysin yields MTDLILVILGLLSISSLCSLLESVLFSLSRPYIQVLLDREKRSGRMLKKMKDDIDEPVAAILTLNTVSHTIGAAISGALAINLFGSRWMGFFSALLTLMILVFSEIIPKTIGARYWKHLSPVSAYMLRGMVIVLKPLIVPMNLISRLFSRGDPGERVSKAEVYNLVRIGYRQGVLDDAEFAIMENLFNLRDFTVEQIMTPRTVVVYLYPDSPLKELQNSAARLGFSRIPLYDSLTNQVTGIVLRRDIMNSIVDKKLGRSVKALAVKPRFVPETMSVLKLLTLLVKDRVHMAVVLNEFGDYVGIVTMEDALESLLGAEIVDEFDPVVDMRKLTMDKITARKKRKKQKK; encoded by the coding sequence ATGACGGATTTAATACTGGTGATTCTGGGCCTGCTGTCCATTTCATCTCTCTGTTCACTGCTTGAGTCGGTGCTCTTTTCTCTTAGCCGTCCATACATTCAGGTTCTTCTGGATAGGGAAAAGCGTTCGGGTCGCATGCTTAAAAAAATGAAGGACGACATTGATGAGCCCGTGGCGGCAATTCTTACGCTGAATACGGTTTCCCATACCATAGGGGCCGCCATATCGGGCGCCCTGGCTATCAATCTTTTCGGCTCCCGCTGGATGGGGTTCTTCTCGGCATTGCTTACGCTGATGATCCTGGTTTTTTCTGAAATAATACCGAAAACAATTGGCGCACGGTACTGGAAGCATTTAAGTCCCGTGAGCGCCTACATGCTGCGGGGTATGGTTATCGTTCTCAAGCCCCTGATCGTACCCATGAATTTAATTTCCCGACTGTTTTCCCGCGGAGACCCCGGGGAGAGGGTGAGCAAGGCCGAGGTGTATAACCTGGTCCGCATCGGATACCGACAGGGCGTTCTCGATGATGCCGAGTTTGCTATCATGGAAAATCTTTTTAATCTCCGGGATTTCACCGTTGAGCAGATAATGACACCCCGCACGGTCGTTGTTTATCTTTATCCCGATAGCCCGCTGAAGGAATTGCAGAACAGCGCGGCGCGACTTGGTTTTTCCAGGATACCGCTTTATGACAGCCTCACGAACCAAGTCACGGGCATCGTGCTCAGAAGAGACATTATGAACAGTATTGTCGATAAAAAGCTTGGGAGGAGTGTAAAAGCGTTGGCCGTAAAACCGCGGTTTGTACCGGAAACCATGTCGGTGCTCAAACTCCTGACACTGCTTGTGAAAGACCGGGTGCATATGGCCGTTGTCCTGAACGAGTTCGGCGACTATGTGGGGATTGTGACAATGGAAGACGCCCTGGAATCACTCCTGGGAGCGGAAATCGTCGATGAATTCGACCCTGTCGTCGATATGCGGAAACTTACCATGGATAAAATAACTGCGCGCAAAAAAAGAAAAAAACAAAAAAAATAA
- a CDS encoding NAD(P)/FAD-dependent oxidoreductase, whose translation MKDTEVLIIGQGPAGLSAAIYTSRAGLDTMILGCDPKVAGDYDIDNYFGFDETISGRDLIEKGVRQAMRFGAHTECDRVLSIHFEDDGRYLVKTESKEIRACSIILATGVSRRKPNIPGMDVYEGRGISYCVSCDGFFFKNKQVVVLGEGNYAANQAIELHEYTPNVAICTLGKNIAMAAEYTEKLRGLDIPVITKNITALKGAPTLSRVVFNDGEERETHGLFIALGDASSLDFAMSLGVFTEGNFIVVDRNMKTNAPGIYAAGDCTGGFLQISKAVGEGAIAARSAIEHVRNTCRASSS comes from the coding sequence ATGAAAGACACAGAAGTGCTCATCATAGGACAGGGACCTGCCGGACTGTCGGCAGCCATTTATACAAGCAGGGCCGGCCTGGACACCATGATCCTGGGATGCGATCCCAAAGTAGCCGGTGACTATGATATCGATAATTATTTCGGCTTTGACGAAACCATTTCGGGCAGGGATCTTATTGAAAAAGGAGTCAGGCAGGCCATGCGTTTCGGCGCCCATACGGAGTGCGACCGCGTTCTCTCCATCCATTTCGAAGATGACGGCAGGTACCTGGTGAAAACGGAATCCAAAGAGATCAGGGCCTGCAGCATAATCCTGGCCACGGGCGTTTCCAGGAGAAAGCCCAATATACCGGGAATGGACGTTTATGAAGGACGGGGCATATCCTACTGCGTAAGCTGCGACGGATTTTTCTTTAAAAACAAACAGGTCGTGGTGCTGGGTGAAGGAAACTACGCGGCCAACCAGGCCATTGAGCTTCATGAATATACACCCAATGTGGCCATATGCACTCTGGGAAAAAATATTGCCATGGCCGCAGAATACACTGAAAAACTGCGCGGGCTCGATATACCGGTGATCACCAAAAACATCACGGCCCTGAAGGGCGCCCCCACCCTCTCCCGGGTAGTATTCAACGACGGTGAAGAAAGGGAAACCCATGGCCTCTTCATCGCCCTGGGAGACGCTTCATCACTGGATTTTGCCATGTCGCTGGGAGTATTCACCGAGGGAAATTTCATCGTTGTGGACCGGAACATGAAAACCAATGCCCCGGGAATCTACGCGGCCGGAGACTGCACGGGCGGCTTCCTGCAGATCAGCAAGGCCGTGGGCGAAGGGGCCATTGCGGCCCGATCTGCCATAGAGCACGTGCGTAATACCTGCCGCGCGTCATCATCGTAG